A section of the Clostridium omnivorum genome encodes:
- a CDS encoding TetR/AcrR family transcriptional regulator, whose protein sequence is MKRNAKFVIVNSFKDLLNRHPMDKVTVKEICEKCNVNRQTFYYYFTDIMDILKFIMFEELSTDIAQNRTFETWEGGFLATMNYLKKNSKMILHIYHSSYWNEVNLFFINFSNDLLNNVVEECANKMGVKLLIKDQAFIVNFYRHVFNGLMSDWVSDGMKEEPEVILKKLLIMITGSIPRSVEAFVKDEAK, encoded by the coding sequence ATGAAACGCAATGCTAAATTTGTAATAGTTAATTCTTTTAAGGACTTATTGAATAGACACCCAATGGATAAAGTAACTGTAAAGGAAATCTGTGAAAAGTGCAATGTGAATAGGCAGACTTTTTACTATTACTTTACAGACATTATGGACATACTCAAATTCATTATGTTTGAAGAACTATCTACAGATATTGCTCAAAATAGAACCTTTGAAACCTGGGAAGGCGGGTTTCTAGCAACAATGAATTACTTGAAGAAAAATTCAAAAATGATTTTACATATATATCATTCTTCATACTGGAATGAAGTTAATTTGTTCTTTATTAACTTTTCAAATGATTTGCTTAACAATGTAGTTGAAGAATGCGCAAATAAAATGGGAGTAAAATTACTTATAAAGGACCAAGCATTTATTGTTAATTTTTATAGACATGTCTTTAACGGTCTTATGTCTGATTGGGTAAGTGATGGAATGAAAGAGGAACCAGAAGTTATACTAAAAAAACTTTTAATAATGATAACAGGGAGTATCCCACGTTCAGTAGAGGCTTTTGTGAAGGATGAAGCAAAATAA
- a CDS encoding GreA/GreB family elongation factor has product MNNRLTEENMKKLQEELEYRMSVKRAEIAKEKMEAAAHGDRSENAEYKEACANYRENDNRIQYLLTMLSTATVINDENADKSVLGVGSKARVKFIEDEYETDVTLVTTLDLDPENMRISIESDLGKALSGKKAGDIVEVEAPGEKYNVEILEILE; this is encoded by the coding sequence ATGAATAATAGACTAACAGAAGAAAATATGAAAAAGCTTCAGGAAGAATTAGAATATAGAATGAGCGTTAAAAGAGCTGAAATAGCAAAAGAAAAAATGGAGGCTGCTGCACATGGTGATAGATCAGAAAATGCAGAATATAAAGAAGCCTGTGCTAATTATAGAGAAAATGACAATAGAATTCAATATTTATTAACTATGCTTTCAACAGCAACTGTCATAAATGATGAAAATGCAGATAAGTCGGTTTTAGGAGTTGGTAGTAAAGCAAGAGTTAAATTTATAGAAGATGAATATGAAACCGATGTAACTTTAGTAACTACATTGGATTTAGATCCAGAAAATATGCGTATAAGTATTGAATCTGATTTAGGAAAAGCATTATCTGGAAAAAAAGCTGGGGATATTGTTGAAGTTGAAGCTCCAGGAGAAAAATATAATGTGGAGATTTTAGAGATATTAGAGTAA
- a CDS encoding LysR family transcriptional regulator, translated as MDILHFKYFLVAAEYEHMTKAAQSLHIAQSALSQSIKHLEEELGVPLFERKNRSIRLNDAGKQLQSELIPILNTVESLPERLKEVDKQASCTIQLNILAASAMITKSIISFKKLYPEVKFRLLQNPDERDFDLCISCSASDKIKQDSILLLKEKLLLAVPNTSKYASLESITLDQVAREGFISYSWAKPFRIICDEYCKQKGFKPQIIFESDNQQSIRNLIDSSLGIAFWPEYSWGRFTAKNAVLIPISEPECSRTIYAVQNKHSINSKYADAFLKHLTEFILNIKNEKV; from the coding sequence ATGGATATACTTCATTTTAAATATTTTCTTGTTGCGGCTGAATATGAGCACATGACTAAAGCGGCTCAATCACTGCATATTGCTCAGTCTGCATTGTCACAATCTATAAAGCATCTGGAAGAGGAACTAGGAGTACCGCTTTTTGAGAGAAAGAACCGAAGTATTCGCCTGAATGATGCTGGGAAGCAACTTCAGTCTGAACTAATACCTATTCTAAATACAGTGGAATCTTTGCCTGAGCGCTTAAAGGAAGTTGATAAACAAGCATCTTGTACTATACAATTAAACATATTAGCAGCATCGGCGATGATAACAAAGTCTATAATCAGCTTTAAAAAGTTATATCCTGAAGTAAAATTCAGATTATTACAGAATCCAGATGAAAGGGATTTTGATTTATGTATATCCTGCAGCGCTTCTGATAAAATAAAACAAGACAGTATTCTGCTACTTAAAGAAAAATTACTTTTAGCAGTACCCAATACAAGCAAATATGCTTCACTAGAATCCATTACTTTAGATCAGGTAGCTAGAGAGGGATTTATTAGCTATTCATGGGCAAAACCATTTAGAATAATATGTGATGAATATTGTAAACAAAAGGGTTTTAAGCCTCAAATTATATTTGAAAGTGATAATCAGCAATCTATACGCAACTTAATAGATTCCAGCCTTGGGATTGCCTTCTGGCCGGAATATTCCTGGGGAAGGTTTACTGCAAAAAATGCTGTGCTCATTCCAATTAGTGAGCCGGAATGCAGCCGTACTATTTATGCTGTGCAAAATAAGCATTCTATTAACAGTAAATATGCAGATGCATTTTTAAAGCATTTGACTGAATTTATATTAAATATCAAAAATGAAAAAGTATGA
- a CDS encoding YoaK family protein → MEIAKQDTKATEKLGYGMLLASIGGVMDMYTYTVRGKVFATGQTGNFVLAAVRLAEQDYIGMIHALVPIIAFWLGIFAAWHIFYSYCKDKQLIWQRIILITALFILFITGLIPLSYPDIIADSLVAFAASLQYCAFRKFGEGNNYASIFCSGNMRSCAENYYKGIVQKDKQSLKRALKYTCILLSFFTGAVLGTIMSFIFHEKSIWIVLILISAAFVISYDFNEDIFKILFLLKSPKRQ, encoded by the coding sequence TTGGAAATTGCAAAACAGGATACTAAAGCAACCGAAAAGCTGGGCTATGGAATGCTCCTTGCATCAATTGGCGGTGTAATGGATATGTATACTTATACAGTTCGTGGAAAGGTATTTGCTACAGGGCAAACAGGTAATTTTGTGCTAGCAGCCGTTCGTCTTGCAGAGCAAGATTATATAGGTATGATTCATGCCTTAGTACCAATTATTGCTTTTTGGTTAGGTATTTTTGCAGCCTGGCATATTTTTTATTCATATTGCAAAGATAAGCAACTTATATGGCAGCGTATAATACTAATTACTGCTTTATTTATCTTATTTATAACTGGGCTAATCCCTCTTTCATATCCGGATATAATTGCTGATTCCCTTGTAGCTTTCGCAGCCTCCTTGCAATATTGTGCCTTTCGCAAATTTGGCGAAGGTAATAATTACGCCAGCATATTTTGTTCTGGAAATATGCGCTCCTGTGCAGAAAATTACTATAAGGGAATTGTCCAAAAAGACAAACAGAGTTTGAAAAGAGCATTGAAATATACCTGCATTCTGCTATCCTTTTTCACAGGAGCAGTCCTAGGAACTATAATGTCATTTATTTTTCACGAAAAGTCAATATGGATTGTTCTAATATTAATTTCAGCAGCTTTTGTCATTTCCTATGATTTCAATGAAGATATTTTCAAAATATTATTCTTGTTGAAAAGCCCTAAAAGGCAGTGA
- a CDS encoding acetoacetate--CoA ligase, with amino-acid sequence MRKLLWKPSKEYIKTTNMYSFINYVNEKYNLKINDYTSLYKWSVNYPESFWDALWNYLSIKCSHSYSKPVDDISKFPGASWFVDAKLNYSENILRFQLSSSPAIIFRGENQIREEISHKQLYEQVVRLAKTLREDGIKPGDTIAAYMPNIPQTIIAMLASAAVGAIWCSCATDIGPNAALDRLGQVKPSVLFTADGYFYKGKRFNVLQNASAIVKGIDSIKKVVISHYAGENSNTSEIPNSITWENYLSKEVPQNFEFEQLPSEHPLVVMFSSGTTGKPKCMVQSAAGLLINQLKELVLHNDLKPSDRMLYITTCSWMMWNWQAAALGTGASIVLYDGNPSYPEVSSIWKILEEEKVTIFGLSASYVHALLKEQFSPKKAVNLSALRAISQTGSALSNEGFDYIYREIKEDLHFNSIAGGTDINGCFSTGNPISPVYSGELQGPGLGMKINAYNEKGEPVRDELGELVCEIPSPPMPLRFWNDPNNKRYLDAYFGVYPGIWRHGDYVMIHSDTGGISYYGRSDSTLKPSGVRIGTAEIYNQVEKLPQIKDSLAIGQNYKGDQRIILFVQTMEGIELDDNLKKEIKKVLRENASPRHVPAIIIAVPDIPRTFNGKKVESAVTNIINGRKVTNRDALENPEALDFFEQILSSLNE; translated from the coding sequence ATGAGAAAGCTGTTATGGAAACCTTCTAAAGAGTACATCAAAACAACAAATATGTATTCTTTTATTAATTATGTTAACGAGAAATATAACCTTAAAATTAATGATTATACATCTCTATATAAATGGTCTGTTAATTATCCAGAGAGTTTTTGGGATGCATTATGGAACTACCTAAGTATAAAATGTTCTCATTCATATTCCAAACCAGTAGACGACATATCGAAGTTTCCTGGAGCAAGTTGGTTTGTTGATGCAAAATTAAATTATTCAGAGAATATTCTTAGATTTCAATTAAGCTCTTCTCCTGCAATTATATTTAGAGGAGAGAATCAAATCAGGGAGGAAATTAGTCATAAACAGCTGTATGAACAAGTTGTAAGACTTGCAAAGACCTTGAGAGAAGATGGAATAAAACCAGGGGATACTATTGCAGCATATATGCCTAATATACCTCAGACAATAATAGCTATGCTTGCTTCCGCGGCAGTAGGTGCTATTTGGTGCTCTTGTGCAACAGATATTGGGCCTAATGCAGCTTTGGACAGACTTGGGCAAGTTAAGCCATCAGTATTGTTTACAGCTGACGGATATTTTTACAAGGGAAAACGTTTTAACGTTCTTCAGAATGCAAGTGCAATTGTAAAAGGAATAGATTCTATTAAAAAGGTAGTTATTTCCCACTATGCTGGTGAAAATTCCAATACAAGCGAAATACCAAATAGTATTACTTGGGAAAACTATCTTTCTAAAGAAGTACCACAGAATTTTGAGTTTGAGCAGCTTCCTTCAGAACACCCACTTGTTGTAATGTTTTCATCTGGAACAACAGGAAAGCCTAAGTGTATGGTACAATCTGCAGCAGGGCTGCTTATTAATCAATTAAAGGAGCTGGTTTTGCATAACGATCTTAAGCCGTCTGATCGTATGCTTTATATTACAACCTGCAGTTGGATGATGTGGAATTGGCAGGCGGCAGCTTTAGGTACAGGTGCCAGTATCGTACTTTATGATGGGAATCCATCATATCCAGAGGTATCTTCTATTTGGAAAATACTAGAGGAGGAGAAGGTAACTATTTTTGGACTAAGTGCAAGTTATGTTCACGCTCTTTTAAAGGAACAATTTTCACCTAAAAAAGCTGTTAACCTTTCAGCACTTAGAGCTATTTCTCAAACGGGTTCTGCACTATCAAATGAAGGATTTGATTATATCTATAGAGAAATAAAAGAAGATTTGCATTTTAATTCAATTGCAGGAGGAACCGATATAAATGGATGTTTTTCTACAGGTAATCCTATAAGCCCGGTATACTCAGGAGAACTTCAAGGTCCTGGACTTGGTATGAAGATAAATGCCTATAATGAAAAAGGAGAGCCGGTTAGAGATGAGCTGGGAGAATTAGTGTGTGAAATACCATCACCACCAATGCCTTTAAGATTCTGGAATGATCCTAATAATAAACGCTACTTGGATGCTTATTTTGGAGTTTATCCTGGCATATGGCGACATGGAGATTATGTTATGATTCATTCTGATACAGGTGGAATTTCTTATTATGGTAGATCAGATTCAACTTTAAAGCCATCAGGAGTAAGAATAGGAACAGCTGAAATTTATAATCAGGTTGAAAAACTTCCACAAATTAAGGACAGCCTAGCAATAGGGCAGAATTATAAGGGTGATCAGAGAATTATATTGTTTGTACAAACTATGGAAGGAATTGAGCTTGATGATAATTTAAAGAAGGAAATTAAGAAAGTGTTGAGGGAAAATGCATCACCAAGACACGTGCCGGCAATAATAATTGCAGTGCCAGATATTCCAAGAACCTTTAATGGGAAAAAGGTAGAAAGTGCTGTAACAAATATTATTAATGGACGTAAAGTGACAAATAGAGATGCATTGGAAAATCCTGAAGCGCTTGATTTCTTCGAACAAATTTTATCATCCTTGAATGAATAA
- a CDS encoding YjcQ family protein produces MDKSKIAYLILKNLYNGNVLSNQELGLNNSEYAQILCEMQNENLISGIMITNQHKEGGIVSIQNGKITVSGINYLMENTIPNREYKLKVSVDETLNGVEISTMIDVNGRICRNKKVFNKSLKDLDVEVESFLLAVEGLKNEKQEALNSCTD; encoded by the coding sequence ATGGACAAAAGTAAAATTGCATATTTAATACTAAAGAATTTATACAATGGAAATGTATTATCTAATCAGGAGCTTGGATTAAATAACTCAGAGTATGCTCAAATACTGTGTGAAATGCAAAATGAGAATTTAATTTCGGGGATTATGATAACAAATCAACACAAGGAAGGAGGGATAGTAAGCATTCAAAATGGAAAAATAACGGTTTCGGGAATTAATTATCTTATGGAAAATACCATTCCTAACCGTGAATATAAACTAAAGGTTTCAGTTGATGAAACACTTAATGGTGTTGAAATAAGCACAATGATAGATGTAAACGGAAGAATATGCAGGAATAAGAAAGTATTCAACAAATCTTTAAAGGATTTAGATGTAGAAGTTGAATCCTTCCTTTTGGCTGTAGAAGGATTAAAAAATGAAAAGCAGGAAGCTCTCAATAGTTGTACCGATTAG
- a CDS encoding DUF6179 domain-containing protein, with translation MENNVINREESFSNLISEEHYFLSLLQVLNANDLLTSKNVEKIQIQIIELLKEIVVYYTRDESSSVRVEVAEQIMLSIYYTIGAFLKNTMTIKESINLIIEKNLKDLFHQGEELLIEKVDACKRKLKGIQKNRLETSNYAYIDTIDYGIDLFFKEYDIRFASHDSPGSIDYPLAIDEMKLVGVEYLEAYLNTLELENKLCSYFDISEIEDLLKSYNKNSHHMLINIYKFVLTNYLGVILLGKGGKSLNITEEERVHLKSIVDGLSEEELKRLFLIALGKLFKELSIEDEGLKDYINKTILKLIPEIKYNIETNTLDKAFITIKTQEEKPIIYKDGESLDNGKFKRITEEIRNCSKVEDKIKIIREELHSLKDLADVLSSYCIFDEEFIYIFKDLEDFEIALLTKYLPDTETGDSDYGTECEREWHERLVEYIDNLEELRKGVIIQMSQEIQI, from the coding sequence GTGGAAAATAATGTTATTAATAGAGAAGAGTCTTTTTCTAATTTAATAAGTGAAGAACATTACTTTTTATCCTTGCTTCAGGTGCTTAATGCAAATGATTTATTGACTAGTAAAAATGTGGAGAAAATTCAAATTCAAATAATCGAGCTGTTAAAGGAAATTGTTGTTTATTATACAAGAGATGAGAGCTCTTCTGTTAGAGTAGAAGTTGCAGAGCAAATTATGCTATCCATTTACTACACAATAGGAGCATTCTTAAAGAATACAATGACTATAAAAGAAAGTATAAATTTAATTATAGAAAAAAATTTAAAGGATTTGTTTCATCAAGGAGAAGAGTTGTTAATAGAGAAAGTTGATGCCTGTAAGAGAAAATTGAAGGGCATTCAAAAAAACAGATTAGAAACTTCAAATTATGCTTATATTGATACCATAGATTATGGAATTGATTTATTTTTTAAAGAGTATGACATAAGGTTTGCTAGTCACGATTCTCCAGGGTCTATAGATTATCCTTTAGCAATTGATGAAATGAAATTGGTAGGAGTTGAATATTTAGAAGCATATCTAAATACATTAGAACTTGAAAATAAGTTATGTTCTTACTTTGATATATCAGAAATTGAAGATCTACTTAAGAGTTATAATAAAAATTCACATCATATGCTAATAAATATATATAAATTTGTTCTCACTAACTACCTAGGTGTTATTCTTTTAGGAAAAGGGGGGAAGTCCTTAAATATAACAGAAGAGGAACGAGTGCATTTAAAAAGTATAGTAGATGGATTATCAGAGGAAGAACTAAAAAGATTGTTTTTAATAGCTTTAGGAAAGCTTTTTAAGGAACTATCAATTGAGGACGAAGGCCTGAAGGATTATATAAATAAAACTATTTTGAAACTCATACCAGAAATTAAATACAACATAGAAACCAATACTTTAGATAAAGCGTTTATTACTATAAAAACTCAAGAAGAAAAGCCTATTATATACAAAGATGGAGAAAGCTTAGATAATGGTAAGTTTAAGAGGATAACAGAGGAAATTAGGAACTGCAGCAAAGTAGAGGATAAAATAAAAATTATAAGAGAAGAACTTCATAGTTTAAAGGATTTAGCTGATGTATTAAGTTCTTATTGTATATTTGATGAGGAATTTATTTATATTTTTAAGGATTTGGAGGATTTTGAAATAGCACTGCTAACAAAATACTTACCTGATACTGAAACTGGTGACAGTGATTATGGGACTGAATGTGAAAGAGAATGGCATGAGAGGCTAGTAGAATATATAGATAATCTCGAGGAATTAAGAAAAGGTGTAATAATTCAAATGTCGCAGGAAATTCAGATATAG
- a CDS encoding DUF6323 family protein, with protein MANNLITSLDLIVSKHSFIEIQMCNEDTREYGLKLSNEDIKTIIKTRSEALSSNGRVEFGGGIIKKVISVFCDSPYISQYNYVETINDLIETFYYYKNETMEKISDDELIALMKKYFDNECEGSVEFLRDKYLDSIASNIKFGVKDYLYIDEYEDLEEEE; from the coding sequence ATGGCTAATAATCTTATAACAAGTTTGGATTTAATTGTGAGCAAGCATAGCTTTATAGAAATTCAAATGTGCAATGAAGATACTAGAGAGTACGGATTAAAGCTTTCTAATGAAGATATAAAAACAATTATTAAAACAAGAAGTGAAGCACTAAGTAGTAATGGAAGAGTGGAGTTTGGAGGGGGAATTATTAAAAAAGTAATTTCTGTATTTTGTGATTCTCCTTATATTTCACAGTATAACTATGTGGAAACAATAAACGATCTTATTGAGACCTTTTATTACTATAAGAATGAAACTATGGAAAAAATAAGTGACGATGAACTAATAGCTTTAATGAAAAAATATTTTGATAACGAATGTGAAGGATCAGTAGAGTTTCTTAGAGATAAATATCTAGATAGTATAGCAAGCAATATTAAATTTGGGGTAAAAGATTATTTATATATAGATGAATATGAAGATTTAGAGGAGGAAGAATAG
- a CDS encoding desulfoferrodoxin translates to MTELKQIYKCPVCGNIVEVVHASGGKLVCCGKPMELLVENTMEASLEKHIPVIEKLDGEIVVKVGSVTHPMTEDHYIEWIELVTENKVYRKHLKPGETPEAHFKVCDNTKQFIVREYCSLHGLWKAES, encoded by the coding sequence ATGACAGAGTTAAAACAAATTTACAAATGTCCAGTATGTGGAAACATAGTTGAGGTAGTTCATGCATCAGGTGGAAAGCTTGTATGCTGTGGAAAACCTATGGAATTATTAGTTGAAAATACCATGGAAGCTTCTCTTGAAAAGCATATTCCTGTAATAGAAAAATTAGATGGTGAAATAGTTGTTAAAGTAGGAAGCGTAACTCATCCAATGACAGAAGATCATTATATTGAGTGGATTGAACTTGTAACAGAAAATAAAGTATACAGAAAACATTTAAAACCTGGTGAAACACCAGAAGCACATTTTAAAGTATGCGATAATACAAAACAATTCATAGTAAGAGAATACTGCAGTTTACACGGATTATGGAAAGCAGAGAGCTAG
- a CDS encoding FprA family A-type flavoprotein, which yields MYCVRNITEDLYWVGGNDHRLELFENIHPIQKGVSYNSYLLLDEKTVLFDTVDWSICRQFLENIKAVLDGRTLDYMIINHMEPDHAACIEEIILRYPNVKVVCTEKASMFMRQFGFDIDGKVKEVKEGDTMSFGKHNVVFIAAPMIHWPEAMVTYDTTSGVLFSADAFGSFGALDGKLFNDEVDFDRDWIDDARRYYTNIVGKYGPHVQALLKKASTVDIKIICPLHGPVWRNDFEYLLDKYDKWSRYEPEEKGVMIVYATMYGNTEAAANDLATRLVKKGMKNVVMYDVSKTHVSYLISETFKYSHVVLASVTYNLKIYPPMLDYLMDMKALNLQKRTFALIENGSWAPQSGKLMRELLGEMKEMNILDSEITLNSSMKQENIDSMEAMADSIIESMVNY from the coding sequence ATGTATTGTGTTAGAAATATTACCGAGGATCTATATTGGGTTGGTGGCAATGATCATCGCCTTGAATTATTTGAAAATATTCATCCCATTCAAAAAGGTGTTTCATATAATTCTTATCTACTCTTAGATGAGAAAACAGTACTATTTGATACAGTGGATTGGTCGATTTGCCGTCAATTCCTTGAGAATATTAAAGCTGTTTTAGATGGTAGAACTTTGGATTACATGATAATTAATCATATGGAGCCTGATCATGCGGCATGTATTGAAGAGATTATTCTTCGCTATCCTAATGTAAAGGTTGTATGTACCGAGAAGGCTTCAATGTTTATGCGTCAGTTTGGTTTTGATATTGATGGAAAAGTGAAAGAAGTCAAAGAAGGGGACACTATGTCCTTTGGAAAGCATAATGTTGTATTTATTGCAGCTCCGATGATACATTGGCCAGAAGCAATGGTAACTTATGATACTACAAGCGGTGTGCTATTTTCTGCTGATGCCTTTGGCTCTTTTGGTGCTCTAGATGGAAAGTTATTTAATGACGAAGTAGACTTTGATAGAGATTGGATTGATGATGCTAGAAGGTATTATACTAATATTGTAGGAAAGTATGGCCCTCATGTTCAGGCTCTTTTGAAGAAGGCTAGTACTGTTGATATTAAAATTATTTGCCCGCTGCATGGGCCTGTATGGAGAAATGATTTTGAATATTTATTAGATAAATACGATAAATGGAGTCGTTACGAGCCGGAAGAAAAGGGAGTAATGATCGTTTATGCAACAATGTATGGTAACACAGAGGCAGCTGCTAATGATTTGGCAACGAGGCTAGTGAAAAAAGGAATGAAGAATGTGGTTATGTATGATGTTTCAAAAACACATGTTTCTTATCTTATTTCTGAAACATTTAAATACAGTCATGTGGTTCTAGCTTCTGTAACTTATAATCTTAAAATTTATCCGCCTATGTTAGATTATTTAATGGATATGAAGGCGCTAAATCTTCAAAAACGTACCTTCGCTTTAATAGAAAATGGTTCATGGGCTCCTCAATCTGGTAAATTGATGCGTGAACTTCTAGGTGAGATGAAGGAAATGAATATATTAGATAGTGAAATAACTTTAAATTCCAGCATGAAACAAGAGAATATAGACTCTATGGAAGCTATGGCGGATAGCATTATAGAATCTATGGTAAATTATTAG
- a CDS encoding acyl-CoA dehydrogenase family protein, which produces MFFKTTEQHENLRAKIRQFAEEEVKPIAFMLDQESKFPSEAVKKLAHMGMMGLPYPKEYGGAGLDIISYAIAVEELSRVDGGTGVILSAHTSLGSYPIYAYGTEEQKQRYLIPLANGEKIGAFGLTEENAGSDAGGTETTAVLEGDYYILNGGKIFITNGGEADIYIVFAVTTPDIGTRGISAFIVEKGWEGFSFGQHYDKMGIRSSVTAELIFNNVKVPKENLLGKEGDGFKIAMSTLDGGRIGIAAQALGIAQGAYENALEYSKERVQFGKPICQQQVISFKLADMATKLRAARLLVYSAAELKENHEHYGMEAAMAKQYTSDVCLEIVNDALQIFGGSGYLKGMEVERAYRDAKICTIYEGTNEIQRVVIAANIIGKMPKTEHISKVTKSGPATGYRKKVIFNNGTPEERVNSLVEALKSEGYDFTVGIPLDTPISKADRVVSAGQGIGEKENMKLIEALAVQAGAAIGSSRPVAETLKYVPINRYVGMSGQKFKGNLYIACGISGAGQHLKGIKDATTIVAINIDANAKIFKNADYGIVGDLMEILPLLTAALDNGDTKKDAPPMKKMKRAVPKKVAPSFKYHVCNGCGYEYNPSIGDPEGEVMPGTPFESLPEEWTCPACGEGKDMFIEV; this is translated from the coding sequence ATGTTTTTTAAAACTACAGAACAACATGAAAATCTAAGAGCTAAAATAAGACAGTTTGCTGAAGAGGAAGTTAAACCAATTGCATTTATGTTAGACCAGGAAAGCAAATTTCCTTCAGAAGCAGTTAAAAAATTGGCACATATGGGAATGATGGGGCTACCTTATCCTAAGGAGTACGGTGGTGCTGGATTAGATATAATAAGCTACGCAATAGCGGTAGAAGAGTTATCAAGAGTAGATGGAGGTACTGGAGTAATTCTTTCTGCACATACATCTTTAGGTTCATATCCAATTTACGCCTATGGAACTGAAGAGCAAAAGCAAAGATACTTAATTCCACTAGCAAATGGGGAGAAAATTGGAGCTTTTGGCCTTACTGAGGAAAATGCAGGCAGTGATGCTGGAGGTACTGAAACCACTGCTGTATTAGAAGGTGATTATTATATTCTAAATGGCGGGAAGATATTTATAACAAATGGAGGAGAGGCAGATATCTATATAGTTTTCGCTGTTACTACCCCTGATATAGGTACACGTGGCATAAGCGCTTTTATTGTTGAAAAGGGCTGGGAGGGCTTTAGCTTTGGACAGCATTACGATAAAATGGGCATTCGTTCCTCTGTTACTGCAGAACTAATTTTCAACAATGTTAAAGTACCTAAGGAAAACTTGTTAGGCAAAGAGGGAGATGGTTTCAAGATTGCAATGTCAACATTAGATGGTGGTCGTATTGGTATTGCTGCTCAAGCCCTTGGTATTGCACAAGGAGCTTATGAAAATGCATTAGAGTATTCAAAAGAAAGAGTCCAGTTTGGCAAGCCTATCTGCCAGCAACAGGTGATTTCTTTTAAGTTGGCTGATATGGCTACAAAGCTTAGAGCGGCTAGGTTACTTGTCTACAGTGCAGCCGAGCTAAAAGAAAATCATGAACATTATGGTATGGAAGCTGCCATGGCTAAGCAGTATACTTCTGATGTATGCCTTGAAATTGTCAATGATGCCCTTCAAATATTTGGTGGAAGTGGCTATCTAAAAGGTATGGAAGTTGAACGCGCCTATAGGGATGCTAAGATTTGCACAATATATGAAGGAACTAATGAGATTCAGAGAGTGGTTATTGCTGCAAACATAATAGGAAAAATGCCTAAGACAGAACATATAAGCAAAGTAACTAAGAGTGGACCTGCTACTGGTTATAGAAAGAAGGTTATTTTTAATAATGGAACTCCTGAAGAAAGAGTTAATTCTCTTGTAGAAGCATTGAAGTCAGAAGGATATGATTTTACAGTTGGGATTCCTTTAGATACGCCTATAAGCAAAGCGGATAGAGTAGTTAGTGCAGGCCAAGGAATAGGTGAAAAGGAAAACATGAAACTCATCGAAGCTTTGGCAGTTCAGGCTGGGGCAGCTATAGGTTCATCCCGTCCTGTTGCTGAAACACTAAAGTATGTGCCTATAAATCGCTATGTAGGTATGTCTGGTCAAAAATTTAAAGGAAATCTTTATATAGCTTGCGGTATTTCAGGGGCAGGGCAGCATTTAAAAGGTATAAAGGATGCTACTACAATAGTTGCTATCAATATTGATGCAAATGCTAAGATTTTTAAAAATGCTGATTACGGAATAGTTGGAGATTTAATGGAGATACTTCCACTGCTAACAGCTGCATTGGATAATGGTGACACTAAAAAGGATGCTCCTCCAATGAAAAAGATGAAGAGAGCAGTTCCAAAGAAAGTAGCTCCTAGCTTTAAATATCATGTATGCAACGGTTGTGGATATGAATATAACCCAAGTATTGGTGATCCAGAAGGAGAGGTAATGCCCGGTACACCTTTTGAAAGTTTACCAGAGGAATGGACTTGTCCTGCCTGCGGAGAAGGCAAAGATATGTTTATTGAAGTCTAA